A segment of the Malassezia restricta chromosome V, complete sequence genome:
CGTAAGTTCTGATATTCGACATGGTATGTTGTTGAAGGTATTTACGACAGGAACGATCCATGTTGATAGCGGATCGAATGTATTTCGTACGTGACATGAATCTAACTCCAGATTTCAAAATGCTCAATGAGAAGGACTTCAGTGTATGGCGGATGGAGCTACGCAAGTTTTTGTACCATTGGCAGGGTGAGGTACTGCTTCCTCCCAAGCTGCTGACAGGAAGCTTGGGTTCATCTATGGAGCGCGCCGATGAACTCTTGAACTCGAGTATTCGTTCTTTAGAGCTGATCAACGCGTCAAGCGCCTCTATTGATATCAAGAATGTGCTCGTTGCACTTGGCCAAGTTCAGGAGCAGCATGCACTGATGCGTCAACATTTAGCTCGGCGTCCGCGTAGTGAGACTTCCCGCACCACCACGCCGGTCAACAACTCGAGGTCTCGTCCTGGGCATTCTCACCTTGCCACGGCATCACCAAATGGCGCTGCAGGGACTTCAGCATCTGTAGCGAGTTTCCTGAACGTGGATGCCGATACAGCACTGGACAGCACCCCCTCATCAGTCATATCTGCCGATGAAGGTGACTTTGACTTTTATGATGCGGACGATATGGTAAATGGTGTCGAGTATGAAATGAACGAATGCGATAACGATGATTATGGCTGCGTGGCTGAAGTAGAACAAGATGATGCcgatgatgatgaagatgacTATGCATTTGAAGAGAGCAACGCTGATGTGCTCAGTCCTCATGTAAGCACAGCCATCACGCCTATGAATACCACTCAAAATCAAATTACGTACCGCAAGACATTACCTGCTCCCGTAACTGGAGAAGAAATGTCGCTTTTTTCGATTTTGAAGAAAAACGTTGGAAAGGACTTATCAACTATCTCGTTCCCTGTCACATTCAATGCGCCCCTCTCCATTTTGCAGGCTGTGGCAGAAGAGTATGAATATGCGCCCTCTCTGCTAGAGCGAGCTGCCCAGACTAGAGATCCCGCGGAGCGTATCGCGCTGGTCGGTGCATTTGCTGTGAGTGGCTATGCATCCACGTCTGTGCGTTCGAGTCGTAAACCATTCAATCCTCTTCTTGGCGAAACATATGAATGTGTTCGAACAGACCGACGCCTCCATTTTCTAGCGGAAAAAGTGGTACATCGCCCACCTGTGACAGCATCCTATGCATATGGTGCTGGATGGAAAGTCTCTGCCGCAGGGACTGTGAAAAACAAGTTCTGGGGAAAATCTCTTGAGCTTATCGCGGAAGGAGCAGAAATTGTTGAACTTGACACAGGGGACAAGTACAGCATCGTCAAACCAAGTTCATTCATGCGAAACCTACTGGCAGGTACCAAGTACTTGGAGCATGTCGGTGAGATGAGTGTGACGAACCTGTCTACGAATGAGTCCTTGGTTATTCGCTTTAAGGAAGGATCAATGTTTGGTGGCGTGGCAAATCGGAATCATATTGAAGGTGTGGTTTACGATGCAAACAAGAGCAAAGTCGGTGAAATGAAAGGCCGCTGGGATGAGCGCATATTTCTTACTAACAACAATGCTACCACAAGTGTGCTGTGGCAATCCGAAAAGATACCACCCGATGCATCTGACTACTACGGATTCACGTACTTTGCTATGTCGCTAAACGAAATTACTGACGACATTCGATCTATTCTCCCTCCTACAGACTCGCGGTTACGCCCGGATCAGCGCGCATTGGAAGATGGTGATGCTGACAAGGCAGAGGCGCTAAAACTCGAGCTTGAAGGGCATCAGCGAGAACGCCGCAAGAAGATGGAAGCTGCGGGTGAGACGTACCACCCCCAATGGTTCCACCCTAGTAACAATGGCGTAGGCTGGGCATATGGTGGACCGGATGGACGTGAATACTTTACCATTCGAGAGCAAATCAAACAATCACAAAGTCAATGGAACGTTCCCATGGCCCAAATTTTTGAGGTGCATCGGCCCTGACGGCTTCCTTGCATTTTGTCCATATTCACTCATGCTCATAAGACTACCCGGAAATGGCCGGTTAGCACAATTGGTAGTGTGTCTGACTACGATTACATCGGTAATCAGGAGGTTGCGGGTTCGAGCCCCGTGCTGGTCATCTTTTTGCACCCCGCCGCAATTAGCGTGCATTACGCGACAGCTTTGTTCTCATGGAATTGGGCACTCAAATTGGGCCCAATTTATGCTGAATCTTTTTTTTTTAATTTAGCTGACACAATTATGTATTCGTATGTATCGGTTCGAATAGGTCGTGCAAGAGGCACGCATTAATGTTGTCCCAATCCAAAGTGGCATGGAAATCGCACTGGTAAAAGGCGCGGGATGCCGTAGCGAAAAAAGGCTGGAGAGTTGATATGGTCGCAACACTTGACATCTGCAGTAAAGGCCGACGCTGTTGAGCGCGCTCCAACGAATCGTTTGCATCAAACACCAGTTCCCGTTGGCATTCGCTCACGAATTTGGCGAGGCAGTCGAGAAGGGAGTCTGCCATGTAGGAGGATGCTGGATTAGTCGCATCGGGAGTGTCAGTGATGAGGAGCCACTGATGAATCTGGAAATCGTCCGTCTGCAACGTTATCAAAAAGTCAGCGAGTTTGACGACGGAAAATACCAGTTGCAGTCTGTCCGATTTGTCCGCCGGCAGATCGACTTTGGCCTGTGCCAGAATTCGCACCATTTCCGTTAAAATAATCGGCCAGAATCCTGTTAAGTGCTGCGACGCAAAGCGGCAGAGAAACACCCGCATGCACAAATACACTTCGGCATGTACGAGATCAGCTGGCGAAGACCGCAAAATATCCACAACCTTTTCTTGAATGAGCGGAAGCTGAGCAAGAAAGGCATTCGTTTCGCTCGTATACACAACATAGGACAGGCGCCGAATGGCACCGACCCGCGCGAATAAATCAGAGTCGCGGCTTGTGAATAAATTTGAAGAAGCCGTGGAAATACGTCCGATCACATCAGAGAGACGATCGCGCTCACTGCGGaagagcgccgcgatcATAGGCGCCCATTGCTTACCCATATCGAGGCTCTGTGCAAAGAAGCGCACATCGAAGAATGTATCCAGCACGTATGAGCGCCACGTCTTGGACGTCGCAGGAAGCTGTGTGAGACTCTCAAGCACTTCGAACAATAAGGGCTCTGGCTCCCATGATCCCTGACGGGCGCGGAAACCAGGTGCCAAAATGTAGTAGGCGAGACTTGCTGATACACTCTGAATCTTGTCTTGATCGACGCGCAACGTTGTGAATGCTGGGAGAACCATGGAGCAGAGAGTCTGTACAACTGAGGTGGGCGATACCACATCACTGGGAGTCTCGCCACGATCGCTCGCCACGGATGGAGCGTCGCTATCACGGCCAGACGAAATATCCAGACTGCGGCCATACAGCGAGATAGTCAGCTCACAAAGACGTACGAACGCATCCTGTACATCGCGGCGCGTTCGTTGTTCGTTAAACAGGTTTGAGTCCGTCAGCTTCGTTCCCATCACCGTTGTGAGGCGAAGCGCATGGTATACGACGTAGGGGCTAGTCGTTTGAGCCATCGTTCGCGCTAAAAGCGACATAATGGGCCATACCTGTGCGATGCTCCCTGCGTCCAGTTTGGTGGCATACAATTCCAAAAGGCGGAACAGGACTGGTTCACTTAGTATGCTTGTCGACACACGTCCGCTGCGATTCTTTGGCACCTTGGACGAAATGGCGTCGCATACAGAAGAGAAAATAAGCTGCGCACTGGATGTGAGGTGCTCTAATAACGCCAGTGTGGCATCATCCACGTATGAACGATGCATGTCTCGCGTGGAACATCGCCACCAGTGTTCAATGACCGCATCCAGTGTCATGGACGTGTCCATGGCCCAGAAGCGCTCTAGCACAGCTGCACTGCCTGCGATGCTCTGCGGCAGACACGCACAGTCGCGACCAACAAACCACACGTACGCTACGGCTTGCAGTGCAAGCAcggcatgtcgtcgaaCCGTGGTCTCCTGCGTTGTTGGTCCGCTCGCTGTTTCAGCTTGGAATACGCTGGAAATGTTGCCGAGAATACTACTCGGCGGTGTAGCGTCATCTTGTCGGGGCCGGGCATGGTATGCGCGGGAAAAAGCACTGGCGagcgccgtctcgagcaGCCGCATGAGCGCTTCTACCTCCGCCTCGGTACGTGGGACGCGATCCAACGTGATCGACACGTCTGGCTCCAATGCATGCTGCGCAGAAAAAGGGCGGATCGTACACACAAGCATCTCACGTAGAACATGGCAAAGTGGCAACAAAAATGCCTGTATATCCTGCATGGCAGGTAGCACTGCATGCACAAAGTCGGTCCATGCCAACAAAGCCGTATCGTTAGGAGCGTGCGTCATGCCACGGCGCACGAGATCGGCGTATACGGCGCACTCTTCATCACTCAACGTTACATCACGCAACACCCGTGCGAAAACTCCCAGCACCATGATCTGACGCgtcgcatcgcgcgcatcgatcgaCAATAGCAAAACATCCACGAGCGATTTCTCCACGTCTGTgcaccatgccgcgccGGGCTCCATGCTCAGAATCGCATCCAATACCTCGAGGCCAAGCGACACGGTCGACGCATCACGATCATGTGGCCCACCTGAGCGGAGAAGCAGCATGACATCGTCCTTCAGCACATCAATGAGCGAGCCGCCCTGTTCTTCGTCTGTGCCGTCCCATGCGACATGCACACATTCTTTTCCGGCGATATGCAGGAGTGCAGCGAGCATGCGTAAATAGTACTGTGTATACGCGCGATCCCATGGCATATGATACGTATATGCATCGATCATGCGCCCTGCCACAGCGACGCCCACGTGTGTCCGCTGCATAGGTACCCGCCTTAGCAAACGAGACAACATGCATAAAATGGCATCATAAGTGCGCACATAAGTCTGGAGCCATACATGGCTCTCATGCTGCTCCAGCATATCGTGCGAATGCAACCGATCCAGAATGAGCAGAACACATGCTGGGATGTGCGTCGCAGTCTGTTGAGTCGTGCATCGCCATAGCGTGCCGACTgcatgcatcgctcgcTCCCGCCCTGTACCACTCAGCTCGGCGCACACAACAGCGGCGCCACGCTCGCCTTGAGCTAGagcgcacacgctccaAAATAGCTCGACAGCTGCGGCATGATGCTGGAAGGCGTGTGGCTGCAAATACTCTAGGAGCTTTTGCACCACCGTTTCCAGATGCGCACCACGGAACAAGAACGAGGCATCCACAGCGCTGCTCTTCGTAATATGCACAGCCATGTGCAAAACCGCTTCGAGTTGCTCAAACGTACGTGTGTGGGCGATATAGGCAAATAAGGCTTCGTTTTGCACATGCATGCGTACCGAGCATCCagcctcgacgagcttgtcCATCGCACTTACGAGCACCGCACAGCATGTGACTGTAGCAGGTGGTTGCGACATAGCCACACTCAGAATCGCCTCTAGCCAAGCTGTGCACATGCTAGTGTCTTGTAGTGTCGGTACGCGTTCAGGCGGTGCGTCCGAGAACCACTGCTCGGCTGGCTCATCCAGGGGCGCGGAAGTGTTTGTGTGCTGCGCAAATGCATGAATGTCCAACACGCCCATCAGATCTTGAAGTAGCTCGAGCAATGCACCAGCCAATTCAGGTGAGGCATCTTTTACGAGCTGCGGAATGGCAAGAGCCACAACAGGAAGATGTACATGAAGTGCCTCTGGTTCATGCGGGCGAAATTGACGCAAAATGTACTGAAAGAGGCGGACAGTCTTCTTGTCCTTTATGCCGCGATAGAGCGACTGGTACAGCATGTAGTCATCCATCGCCATAAACAACGTCTGAGCCGTGGGGTATAATTCCTCATCGTGATGTATTTGGCATGTTTGAAACACGTCAAGGACGGTGGTACGGAGCAGGGGCTgagccatggcgcgcttgTCCATTAGCGACACGTACATCTTAAACGCACGCTGGGCTTGGTTCTTTTGCTGCATCGCACTCAGCAACATATGCGCCACATGCGACCTTGCATGTGTCTCAAAGTACGTTTGTTGAGCCGCATCCGACTCGTCCGAGCCGAGGAGCCACGAAAAGAGGCGGCGATTCAAACTGATGTCGCGTCGAAGCACCGTATCAAGAGCCGCATCCAAGAGTCTGATCTTGTCCGGCACTTGCTCAAATACAGGTGTATCTAGAGCTACGCGCGTCACGAGAAAATCCAGAGCTTGTCGTCGCACAAGCAGGGCCTGATCGCGTAGAGCGTGTGAGATGGCACAGCCAAGCAGGGGCACGTCCAGCTCTCTCGGCTCTTCGATTTTgggcatgcggcgcgccaagtAGTGGAAGGCGCTTAGCCTGACAGTGGGTGAAGTGATCATCACTTTCCACATGGTGCGGATAAAAAAGGGCCATTGTACGGAGGCGGCGAGACGGTCCAACAGTGTGATGACGCGGTCAAAAAACTCGCTCGACTCTTCCTCGACGCCTGGAAGTAGGGAGAGAAGCAAGGCACGCGTCATGGGGCGCAAGTCTGTGTGAAGCGGCAAATAAAAGCGTTCGTATATATCCAGGACCAACGGACGTACCGAGGTCGCCGCATGTGGGAAGAATGGCAGCAGGCCCGGCGTCCAAACCTGCAGGTCACGACGTAGTCCATCCACACCGATAGCCGTGAAAATATACATATATACTTCAAGCGCGCGCGTATGCACACCGGACGGTAAGGCAGGGTTCAGACATTGCGATAAGCGTTTCGCGACGACAAGCTTCGTCGGAATGACATGGTAGCTCGCCGAGGACGTCTGTAGTGCCTTTAGTAGACGCGTCAGAAACGATATGAAGTCGGCCCACTCCGCCACGTTCTCAAATTTCGCCAGCGCCTTATCCACCGATGCCTGGTACCGTTTGAAGGCCACATCCTGGTAGAGAGCCTTTTCACTCTGCTCAGCCCAACGCTTCTGCTCGTACTTGGCCTCAGCACTGCGCCACAAatcatgcgcttcttcctcaCCTGCACCAGTCGTCGCATTCGTCGGCATCTGCCGCGTCACCAGTGCATCTGGATGAAACGCCGTCATCAGAGCGTGCACGGACAACGTGGTGGATGAGGGAGGCGTCAGGGCCGCGCGTTGCTGACTAACCACCCAAGTCGCCCGCACGGATGCCTCCTGAGCAACGTTCTCATGTCCATGCCCACGAGCCGCTCGCTGCGTACGCGACCCGCGACGCTGTACGCGCGCGATGGTCTGAGTCCGAATCTTCCACAGACGCCTGCATGGCGCAAAGCGTCTCGCGAGTCAGAGAAAGAAGATAAGGTGCGCAACCGGCTGTCGACGCGGTATGCGTCGGGTGCCGTAGCGCCTGGCCTTTCCTACATGTCGGGTCTGAATACGCTCGCACCTATTGTAGGCTCGGAAGAAGAGAAGGATCAGGCCGTCCCACCGCTTCCGCCAGCGATAGATACCCAGGTGGCTGGTAGCAGCCAAACTGCTACCGCCACTACCCCCGCTGGCACCAGTGGCGTCGCGCTTGCCGCTGACGTTTTTTCTGACGAAAACTTTGATGCACGCACATTTGCATCTgagcagatgcagcagctcaaTGAGCCTGGTCTACAGAATTTGCGCACATCCCTGGGCACCCTTCAAAGCATGACGCAAAAACAGCTCAAGGAGCAGGTATTCAAAAATTACGCCGAGTTTATCACCATCAGTCGTGAAATTGCCACCTTTGAGAATGACATGCTCGAGTTCAAGGAAATTCTCGGCGAGTGGAAGCAGCTGCCacagcagctgcagatgGAAGATCCACTCAGCGAAACAGCGCTGGATGGCAGTGCTGGCTCGGGTATCGCTGGTGGTGTGCCGCGTCGATCGCGGAACAGTATGATCGATCTTGAGCAGATCTACAAAGCGCAGCTTACCTCTTTGTGGGAAAATATTGAGGGATCACAAAAATTTGTGCCGCTCGTACCGGGCCGTCATCTCGTGGCCGAAACGAGTCAGTTTGTGGAAATCAATGCTGCGACTTACAAACCCAAGCAGGCCGTGGCTCTCTTCCTGCTCGACGATCTACTCTTGATTGCTGTACAGCGAAAACGGCATTATGGCAATCGCATACATCTCGTGGCCGAATGCTGCTTTAATCTGAGCGAAATCGTGGTCGTCGATTTAAAAGATACCAAGGACGTGCGTAATGCCATCAAAATCAAGCACGGGCGAGAGTCCTTTGTGTACCGCTCCGAGCGAGCTCAGGACAAGCGTGCATTGCTACGCGCATtccgcggcgtcggcgaaGAACTGGCTGCGAAACTCAAGAAACAACGCAAAGCCCGTACACAGTCTAAGCACATGGGCTCTGACAATATGCTGTACGGAAGCGAGTCTATGGATCCAGCGAGTCAGGATCTCGGCTTGTCGGACCAGGCACCAGCGGCCCCCACGTCCACGAACGATGTAGAATGGCTCGGTCCTTGGCTGAACGGTGTCATCGATGAACTTGCCGTACACATTGCGCTACGTGAATGGGAAGAAGCCGTGGCTCTCGTTGAAGAAGGCAAGAAGCGACTCGCGAGCCGCCCCATTTCCGAAGGTCCGCTTTACCTTCTCGTGGAAAGCTTCAACTCATGTGCTAGCGAGCTTGTGCAGGCCATCAGTGCCGAACTTGTATCGCCGTACCAGCGCAAATCTATggtcgtgcgcgatgcagctCTTCTCGTTCGTCTCGACAAGGGCCGAGAGGCTCGTGACTTGCTTctcgaggcacgcacggACTTGCTGCAACGGCGCATGCGTCAAATCAAATATGAGGGTGACGTGAGCCTGTATATCTCTGAACTCGCTATGTTGTACTTTACACTCATTAAAAACACGGGCGATTGGTATATGGCCGCCTTCAAGGATTATCGCATGGCTTCCGGCTTTGTGCAGTGGGCCTCGGATCAAGTCAAAGCGTACGCAGAAACATTCCGCCGGCAAGTCTACGGCGTAGACCAAGAtccacgcgtcgtcgatgagGCCCTCGACATCACGCGTCGGTGTGCCCAGCTCCTCAATGAGGTGGGCCTAGGCCTCGGTTTCTTGCTCGATGATCTGCTAAAGCCCGGCGTAGAGGGAACACCACTCGGTACGTGGCAGGACCCAGCCCTATCCGCACGCGACCCTCGCCAGTATCAGTGGCACAGTACCGTGCCAGCCTAACTAGTTGTCTGGCCCGCGGTGCTGGGCAAGCCGCTGGCGCGTCCTTGCAAGTGATGCCAGCACTTGGTCTTCATGGTACGGCTGTGCTTTGGTCGGTGTAGGCGCGTGGCTGCTATCCAGTAGCTCGCCGTCCTTATCGACTGCCTGCCTCTTGACAGGATatggcagcggcagctCACGAACAATCTTGTACGTATCGGCGTTACCGATGTGCTCGTTTTCCAAGCGGATAAAATTCCACAGCCACCGCCGGAACACCTCAAGCACAGCCGCGATAAATGCACGCAGTGGCAGTGTGGATGGCGAACCAAATAAGTAGATGACCCATACGAAGCGAATCAGCACATTGGTCACCATGGCGACATAGTACATGGGCCAAATATCATCGAATGACAGGTGCATACGAAGGAACGGGTAGCGTGCTTCGCGGTGCAGAAGGTTCCAGTCCATGAGAATGTCCCAGCTCGACGTGAAACATGCATTGATCGTGGCCAACAAGATCCACCACACGAACCGTACACTGCTTTGGGAGCCTGTTGTTCGGAACGCAAAGTAGGCAAAAGCGTGACATATCGTCGATGCATACTTGGCTGCATTGACTAAATGGACATGGGTCGTGCCCTTACAGTCGTAGTGTCGGCGAATACACTGCATAAGACGCAAAAAGGCAGGTAGCGAGCTGAGCACAGGCGTCCAGTACGTGGCCGAGGGATTGCATGTAGACTGCCATGCGCTTCTGTACTCACACTGTACGAGCCACAGGTTGGAGACAGAGTAGGCGATGCTATTCATCTCATCACCAAGAAAAAAGTCTCGGAATTCAATGCTGCCGATCAGACCGCCCGTCAAGACACGCGCGCATGAGCGAAGGAACCAAGCACGGCCAGAACGATGCATGATGGGCAGCGGGTTGCACAAAAGTAGCACAACTGCACAGAGCCATAGCAGGGGCCATGTCGTGGCTGACACGTACCGTTCATCGTCAGGCATCGCGGTGAAAGACTGGTAAAAACACAGCGCCAACAGCCACAAGCAGAGAGAAGGCAGTTCAAAGTACTGTGATGGATCAATGGCCGTCGTTGCATCGAATTCAAAGATAAAGACGGCATTGATACGTACATGTTGCCATGCGATTAAATTGAGACCGAAAAGAACGGCAAACAGCGTGGGCAAGAAGAACACGGCGTAGGTGATCAGTAACTGTGGCCACATCGGGATCAATGCACGCGTTGATTTGTGCATGACATGATCGAAGGCCTCGATCACAAGACACAGCGCGATACCGATGTACAGGCCGGTGACAAACGTGCTGCGGTGATGCCCCGTTTCGTGAGGGAGCAGAGCGTGTGTCACGCCCAAGCGAAGAATATCTCGAGCCCGCTTTTTGTCGCCATGCTCAAAGTAGTTAGCAAAAATgtcctcgagcgcatgcagcattTGTGGCACGGTGGTCGATACCACCAGGGATCGCTGTTGAATCCGCTCTTCATAGTACCTGTCCCATAGGTGCACTTGAAATGTCTTGTCAAATTTTTTCAAAATTTTGTTCAGACCGGTGCGGTTCAAAATGGCATAGTTGTTGAGAATTTCTAGTCCACGATAGTTTTCCACGACCGCGGAGCGCAGCTTCTTGCGTGCGGTCTTGTAGTGCACAGGATCGTAATGCCGCGGTTCCTTGGGCGTCTCATCGACATCGACCAAATTCAGGTGGTGGACTTGCTCCAGCGCATGTTCACGGCGCTGTTGGCCAACATCTTCGTCGCTCGAAGTCGGCTCTCGCGATGAAGGCTGCAATTCACGTCCCTGCGCACTAAGCCGGAGTCGGTGAAGCTCTTCGGTATCAAGTCGGCGAGGCACTTTCGACCATATGTTCTTGAGATGCCCACCATCGATGCGCTTGGTCTGGGTCTTGTATGCTCGTCTGTGTTCGGCCAACTCTATCAGCTGCGACACAAGCGTCGAAAGGCGTTCTACTGCCTCGAGCTCACGCGCATCGTAGAATTCCACCATGCGATCCACTTCATAGTCCAGGGCGTAGAAAAACAagcgctcctgctcgtcaAAGTGACGCGATATCGTTGCGTCCAGCCCCGTATCCACCATCTTGCTATCCGTTCGCACGGGCTCCGCCAGTAGCACCTCCGCTTCCAGGCCGGTACCATCTAGTGTTACTGATGGCAGTGGATCCTGTTCCTCTGGATCACCCAACGCGCCATATTTTGGCACTGTACGCTGTCCACGCGCTAGATACGATGGGCCGCCTCGAAGCAGTCGGGCCGCCGGATGACTGCTCGACTCAGATACAGGCACTCTTCCCGTCTTGCGCGCATCATAGTGCTGTTTGACGCGCTTGATGAGCTTCTTGAGTCCAGCATAGTTGAGGTACGCTTTCCGCCATTCATCTACCGCATTTTCCTCGAGATAACGGGCGAATTTCATAGCCAAGGCGCTCGGCCCGACGTAATTCGCAGGTGTAGTATCGTGCCGACCTCGACCACGTGCACGGCGGACACGACGTGCTTACTCGCCCCACACGTACCTTCATCGTCACAAAGCTGGCGCGTTCATTCTCCTTAAGAAAGTCTATGAAAAGCTGCCATTCATGTACTACAATGTTTTGGCTCTAGACTGTCATCGCCGAAGCTACTGCCTAGATTCCTATATTGCAGAATTGCTCTCGTCCCCGACGAGAGCCGTTGGCCCTCTTGGCACCCTTACCGTGATGGGCAACTCGGTCGGGTGTGGCTCGGGGCTGTGAGTTAGCGGCACATGTGGCACTCCCATACGTACACTTGGCTTTTGATCAAAGGAAACCCTGCCGCGGTCCTCGCTGCGTCTTCTTATGTGGCTCGGGCACGTGACTGAACTCACATGCTCCCAAGCCTTCGACAAAGGCGTCCCTTTCTACAGAACGTGTGTGGTATGTGGCTGGCCAAGTGGTGCGCGCCGACCGCGCGTGCCTATGTGCGcgatgctggcgcagcttTTTCTTTACCAGCAGCATCTATTCATACAAGTGCGCCCTTGCTAGAAAGCAAGCGCAAACGAGTAGCGCGTCTGCGC
Coding sequences within it:
- a CDS encoding exocyst complex component 8 encodes the protein MSMPTSRSLRTRPATLYARDGLSPNLPQTPAWRKASRESEKEDKVRNRLSTRYASGAVAPGLSYMSGLNTLAPIVGSEEEKDQAVPPLPPAIDTQVAGSSQTATATTPAGTSGVALAADVFSDENFDARTFASEQMQQLNEPGLQNLRTSLGTLQSMTQKQLKEQVFKNYAEFITISREIATFENDMLEFKEILGEWKQLPQQLQMEDPLSETALDGSAGSGIAGGVPRRSRNSMIDLEQIYKAQLTSLWENIEGSQKFVPLVPGRHLVAETSQFVEINAATYKPKQAVALFLLDDLLLIAVQRKRHYGNRIHLVAECCFNLSEIVVVDLKDTKDVRNAIKIKHGRESFVYRSERAQDKRALLRAFRGVGEELAAKLKKQRKARTQSKHMGSDNMLYGSESMDPASQDLGLSDQAPAAPTSTNDVEWLGPWLNGVIDELAVHIALREWEEAVALVEEGKKRLASRPISEGPLYLLVESFNSCASELVQAISAELVSPYQRKSMVVRDAALLVRLDKGREARDLLLEARTDLLQRRMRQIKYEGDVSLYISELAMLYFTLIKNTGDWYMAAFKDYRMASGFVQWASDQVKAYAETFRRQVYGVDQDPRVVDEALDITRRCAQLLNEVGLGLGFLLDDLLKPGVEGTPLGTWQDPALSARDPRQYQWHSTVPA
- a CDS encoding cellular morphogenesis regulator DopA produces the protein MTAFHPDALVTRQMPTNATTGAGEEEAHDLWRSAEAKYEQKRWAEQSEKALYQDVAFKRYQASVDKALAKFENVAEWADFISFLTRLLKALQTSSASYHVIPTKLVVAKRLSQCLNPALPSGVHTRALEVYMYIFTAIGVDGLRRDLQVWTPGLLPFFPHAATSVRPLVLDIYERFYLPLHTDLRPMTRALLLSLLPGVEEESSEFFDRVITLLDRLAASVQWPFFIRTMWKVMITSPTVRLSAFHYLARRMPKIEEPRELDVPLLGCAISHALRDQALLVRRQALDFLVTRVALDTPVFEQVPDKIRLLDAALDTVLRRDISLNRRLFSWLLGSDESDAAQQTYFETHARSHVAHMLLSAMQQKNQAQRAFKMYVSLMDKRAMAQPLLRTTVLDVFQTCQIHHDEELYPTAQTLFMAMDDYMLYQSLYRGIKDKKTVRLFQYILRQFRPHEPEALHVHLPVVALAIPQLVKDASPELAGALLELLQDLMGVLDIHAFAQHTNTSAPLDEPAEQWFSDAPPERVPTLQDTSMCTAWLEAILSVAMSQPPATVTCCAVLVSAMDKLVEAGCSVRMHVQNEALFAYIAHTRTFEQLEAVLHMAVHITKSSAVDASFLFRGAHLETVVQKLLEYLQPHAFQHHAAAVELFWSVCALAQGERGAAVVCAELSGTGRERAMHAVGTLWRCTTQQTATHIPACVLLILDRLHSHDMLEQHESHVWLQTYVRTYDAILCMLSRLLRRVPMQRTHVGVAVAGRMIDAYTYHMPWDRAYTQYYLRMLAALLHIAGKECVHVAWDGTDEEQGGSLIDVLKDDVMLLLRSGGPHDRDASTVSLGLEVLDAILSMEPGAAWCTDVEKSLVDVLLLSIDARDATRQIMVLGVFARVLRDVTLSDEECAVYADLVRRGMTHAPNDTALLAWTDFVHAVLPAMQDIQAFLLPLCHVLREMLVCTIRPFSAQHALEPDVSITLDRVPRTEAEVEALMRLLETALASAFSRAYHARPRQDDATPPSSILGNISSVFQAETASGPTTQETTVRRHAVLALQAVAYVWFVGRDCACLPQSIAGSAAVLERFWAMDTSMTLDAVIEHWWRCSTRDMHRSYVDDATLALLEHLTSSAQLIFSSVCDAISSKVPKNRSGRVSTSILSEPVLFRLLELYATKLDAGSIAQVWPIMSLLARTMAQTTSPYVVYHALRLTTVMGTKLTDSNLFNEQRTRRDVQDAFVRLCELTISLYGRSLDISSGRDSDAPSVASDRGETPSDVVSPTSVVQTLCSMVLPAFTTLRVDQDKIQSVSASLAYYILAPGFRARQGSWEPEPLLFEVLESLTQLPATSKTWRSYVLDTFFDVRFFAQSLDMGKQWAPMIAALFRSERDRLSDVIGRISTASSNLFTSRDSDLFARVGAIRRLSYVVYTSETNAFLAQLPLIQEKVVDILRSSPADLVHAEVYLCMRVFLCRFASQHLTGFWPIILTEMVRILAQAKVDLPADKSDRLQLVFSVVKLADFLITLQTDDFQIHQWLLITDTPDATNPASSYMADSLLDCLAKFVSECQRELVFDANDSLERAQQRRPLLQMSSVATISTLQPFFATASRAFYQCDFHATLDWDNINACLLHDLFEPIHTNT
- a CDS encoding oxysterol-binding protein-related protein 3/6/7: MDASTAPVMHSGWVLKKKKKKMQGYAKRWLIIFEDGTLSYSIKPESESRGIIEVPHASVSSDIRHGTIHVDSGSNVFHFKMLNEKDFSVWRMELRKFLYHWQGEVLLPPKLLTGSLGSSMERADELLNSSIRSLELINASSASIDIKNVLVALGQVQEQHALMRQHLARRPRSETSRTTTPVNNSRSRPGHSHLATASPNGAAGTSASVASFLNVDADTALDSTPSSVISADEGDFDFYDADDMVNGVEYEMNECDNDDYGCVAEVEQDDADDDEDDYAFEESNADVLSPHVSTAITPMNTTQNQITYRKTLPAPVTGEEMSLFSILKKNVGKDLSTISFPVTFNAPLSILQAVAEEYEYAPSLLERAAQTRDPAERIALVGAFAVSGYASTSVRSSRKPFNPLLGETYECVRTDRRLHFLAEKVVHRPPVTASYAYGAGWKVSAAGTVKNKFWGKSLELIAEGAEIVELDTGDKYSIVKPSSFMRNLLAGTKYLEHVGEMSVTNLSTNESLVIRFKEGSMFGGVANRNHIEGVVYDANKSKVGEMKGRWDERIFLTNNNATTSVLWQSEKIPPDASDYYGFTYFAMSLNEITDDIRSILPPTDSRLRPDQRALEDGDADKAEALKLELEGHQRERRKKMEAAGETYHPQWFHPSNNGVGWAYGGPDGREYFTIREQIKQSQSQWNVPMAQIFEVHRP